A portion of the Corallococcus silvisoli genome contains these proteins:
- a CDS encoding TetR family transcriptional regulator encodes MSESDRRPSDPAAKPEGLRERKKRATRQLISNIATKLFTERGFEHVTIDDVAAASNVSKMTVFNYFPRKEDLFFDRSDEAQTLVRDALASRGRRSPVAALRALVHELVEQQHAFVKVTPVVSGFWKVVADSPALRAYTRELTEELERDIGRLLAESVGAPVGDPIARLVAALLVGAYRVAFREALRGKRSGSAAANREVFVELMDRGFTAASAAARGSPYV; translated from the coding sequence ATGTCCGAATCCGACCGCCGACCGAGCGACCCGGCCGCCAAACCCGAGGGGCTGCGTGAGCGCAAGAAGAGGGCGACGCGCCAGCTCATCTCGAACATCGCCACGAAGCTCTTCACCGAGCGCGGCTTCGAGCACGTGACCATCGACGACGTGGCGGCCGCGTCCAACGTGTCGAAGATGACGGTGTTCAACTACTTTCCCCGCAAGGAGGATCTCTTCTTCGACCGGAGCGACGAGGCGCAGACGCTCGTGCGCGACGCGCTCGCCAGCCGCGGTCGCCGCTCCCCGGTGGCGGCGCTGCGAGCGTTGGTTCACGAGCTGGTCGAGCAGCAACACGCGTTCGTGAAGGTGACCCCTGTCGTCTCCGGCTTCTGGAAGGTCGTGGCCGACAGCCCCGCGCTCCGGGCCTACACCCGCGAGCTGACCGAGGAGCTGGAGCGCGACATCGGCAGGCTGCTCGCCGAGAGCGTGGGGGCACCGGTCGGCGATCCCATCGCGCGTTTGGTCGCCGCGCTGCTGGTCGGGGCCTACCGCGTGGCCTTCCGCGAGGCCCTGCGCGGCAAGCGCTCAGGCAGTGCCGCCGCCAACCGCGAGGTGTTCGTCGAGCTGATGGACCGCGGCTTCACCGCCGCCAGCGCCGCGGCCCGTGGCAGCCCGTACGTGTGA